The following coding sequences are from one Solea solea chromosome 11, fSolSol10.1, whole genome shotgun sequence window:
- the LOC131468782 gene encoding rabenosyn-5, protein MASSYPPPFEGTGEVKEGFLCPLCLKDLQSFYQLQDHYEEEHSGDDRHVRGQLKNLVQKAKKAKDKLLKRDGDDRADTGSYESFYYGGVDPYMWEPQELGATRSHLDLFKKHRAARIDHYVIEVNKLIIRLEKLTSFDRTTSDAAKIRAIEKSVVPWVNDSDVPFCPDCGNKFNIRNRRHHCRLCGSIMCRKCMDFVPLPLAQKLINGTQEALCVYGSPSHSQSPPAGGGSSGGGMGSRRGSISSLSSVTSMLEEKDDERIRCCHHCMDKLMKRQQKLEEKDHMPDIVKLYERLRMCMEKVDERAPEYIRMAESLNAGETTYNLDTAGGLRLEVQKYYELIDALSKRILTLGTKDDPPPHPKVLQLQRMIRYTATLFVQEKLLGLMSLPTKDKYEELKEKRKQEQEKRLQQERLATQETLKRRQESERNRPPVSTNGELPQAPRAPRMTKAGGWLPSADSGHAQSELEDPLLQQIKNIQSFLRQAREAQRTDEVAMLEENLRQLQDEYDQQQTSLAIALSQKLAEEESLQEGEFKRLEVWERQERWGPVTQSSFTRERPLDISPVGGFQDEQDTEAEELTPKAERSPSSVRAFPALTSQEESPPRLRSLGGHITPPGGEGQHGSSYNPFDEDDSTPVEEDPSNPFSEDIKREHREVTNGKKEYNPFDEDVKEDNQAENVPGNPFEEDDNTVAGNSFKEASGNSPGVSTNPFEGDDDSEALPDLDMIEEELLLQQIDNIRAYIFDAKLSSRLDEVELLSENLRELQVTLQEQKKKKR, encoded by the exons ATGGCCTCCAGCTACCCTCCCCCCTTTGAGGGCACAGGTGAAGTGAAGGAGGGCTTTCTTTGCCCTCTGTGCCTGAAAGACCTTCAGTCCTTCTATCAACTTCAGGACCACTACGAAGAGGAGCACTCAGGGGATGACCGCCATGTTAGGGGACAGCTCAAAA ATTTGGTTCAAAAGGCAAAGAAAGCCAAAGACAAGCTCTTAAAGAGGGATGGAGATGACAGAGCAGATACTGGCAGTTATGAGTCCTTCTATTACGGTGGAGTGGACCCATATATGTGGGAGCCTCAGGAACTGG gaGCAACGAGAAGTCACCTGGACCTTTTCAAGAAACACCGGGCAGCGAGGATCGATCATTATGTCATTGAGGTCAACAAGCTCATCATCAGACTGGaaaag TTGACATCGTTCGACAGGACGACTTCAGATGCTGCCAAAATCAGAG CCATTGAGAAGTCTGTAGTTCCATGGGTGAATGACTCCGATGTCCCGTTCTGTCCTGACTGTGGAAACAAATTCAACATTCGGAACAGACGCCACCACTGTCGTCTCTGTGGCTCCATCATGTGTAGAAAGTGCATGGACTTTGTTCCGTTACCTTTGGCCC agAAGCTGATTAACGGGACACAAGAAGCTCTGTGTGTATATGGAAGTCCCAGCCACTCCCAGTCTCCCCCTGCTGGAGGGGGCAGCAGTGGCGGTGGCATGGGCTCCAGGAGAGGAAGTATCAGCAGCCTGAGCAGTGTGACCTCCATGCTGGAGGAAAAAGACGACGAGAGGATCCGCTGCTGCCACCACTGCATGGACAAACTGATGAAGAGGCAGCAGAAGTTGGAAGAGAAGGACCACATGCCTGATATAGTGAAACTTTATGAG AGGCTGAGGATGTGCATGGAGAAAGTGGATGAAAGGGCTCCAGAATACATTCGAATGGCTGAGTCTCTCAA TGCTGGAGAAACCACCTACAATCTTGACACAGCGGGTGGACTCAGACTGGAAGTACAGAAATACTATGAGCTAATCGACGCTTTAAG taAGAGGATTTTAACACTGGGAACTAAGGATGATCCACCACCCCATCCAAAGGTGCTCCAACTGCAGAGGATGATCCGATATACAGCCACACTATTTGTTCAG GAGAAGCTGTTAGGTCTCATGTCATTACCCACCAAGGACAAATATGAAGAgctaaaagaaaagaggaaacaagAACAAGAGAAGAGACTCCAGCAAGAGAGACTG GCAACACAGGAGACCCTGAAGAGAAGGCAGGAGTCAGAGAGAAACCGTCCACCTGTAAGCACCAATGGAGAGTTGCCGCAAGCCCCTCGAGCACCACGCATGACCAAGGCTGGCGGCTGGCTGCCCTCGGCAGACTCTGGTCACGCACAGAGCGAGCTGGAGgaccctctcctccagcagatCAAGAACATTCAGTCGTTCCTCCGTCAAGCCCGAGAGGCTCAGCGAACAGACGAGGTTGCTATGTTGGAGGAGAACCTGCGTCAGCTCCAGGACGAATATGACCAACAGCAGACCAGCCTGGCCATTGCTCTCTCCCAGAAGCTGGCTGAGGAGGAGAGCTTGCAGGAGGGGGAGTTCAAACGTCTGGAGGTGTGGGAAAGACAGGAGCGCTGGGGACCCGTGACCCAGTCTTCCTTCACCAGGGAGCGGCCGTTGGATATCAGCCCAGTAGGAGGTTTTCAAGACGAGCAAGACACTGAAGCAGAGGAGCTGACTCCCAAAGCTGAGAGGAGCCCGTCATCTGTAAGAGCGTTCCCTGCTCTCACAAGTCAGGAGGAGTCGCCGCCTAGGCTGAGGAGTTTGGGAGGACACATAACCCCTCCTGGTGGTGAAGGACAGCACGGCTCTTCCTACAACCCCTTTGATGAGGATGACTCGACTCCTGTTGAGGAGGATCCATCCAATCCTTTCTCTGAGGACATTAAGAGGGAGCACAGAGAAGTAACCAACGGAAAGAAAGAATATAACCCCTTTGATGAAGATGTCAAGGAGGACAACCAGGCAGAGAACGTACCAGGCAACCCGTTTGAAGAGGATGACAACACAGTAGCCGGTAATTCTTTCAAGGAGGCCTCTGGGAATTCTCCGGGAGTCTCCACCAATCCCTTTGAAGGGGATGATGACAGCGAGGCTTTGCCCGATTTGGACATGATTGAAGAagaactgctgctgcagcagatcGACAACATTAGAGCCTACATTTTCGATGCCAAGCTTAGCAGCCGACTGGACGAAGTGGAGCTGCTGTCGGAGAACCTGAGAGAGCTACAGGTCACCCTAcaggaacaaaagaaaaagaagcgcTGA
- the trh gene encoding pro-thyrotropin-releasing hormone isoform X2, which produces MQSCQLIPSDSAFTGHQQLRGAERECDDHQWTNEHSLDTSDDSITTMKSICLLILASLVLCNLALCGGQGLPADDDTDRRTIDDILLQRAESVLLRSILRKMQDEDDRDGFSSQPEWVTKRQHPGKRYSDSLEKRQHPGRRELDLEDEDEQYLDVQRRQHPGKREDEMHSFTEIQKRQHPGKRSMAARVSGEPLIVVSELSKRQHPGKRFLVLQTKRQHPGKRQSSEDEDAEDGDWDAGADGDEDLVELEKRQHPGKRLWDNSSPDLGTNSPCDVLDPTSCSKASLLLDFLDNINKSHAEEKRQHPGKRFAPEENLVKDGE; this is translated from the exons ATGCAAAGTTGTCAGCTCATACCTTCAGACTCGGCCTTCACGGGTCACCAGCAACTGCGAGGAGCTGAGAGAGAGTGCGACGATCATCAGTGGACGAACGAACACAGTTTGGATACTTCTG ACGACTCAATAACTACAATGAAGTCGATATGCCTTCTCATCTTGGCTTCCCTCGTGCTCTGCAACTTGGCGCTGTGTGGAGGACAAGGCCTCCCTGCTGATGATGACACGGACCGAAGAACCATAGACGACATCCTACTGCAGAGAGCGGAGAGTGTCCTGCTGCGCTCCATTCTCAGGAAGATGCAGGACGAGGACGACAGAGACG GATTTTCCTCTCAGCCAGAATGGGTGACAAAACGACAGCATCCGGGCAAACGGTACAGCGACAGTTTGGAGAAGCGGCAGCACCCGGGAAGGAGAGAGTTAGACTTAGAGGACGAGGATGAGCAGTACTTGGATGTTCAGAGGAGACAACACCCGGGAAAACGCGAAGATGAAATGCACTCGTTCACGGAGATCCAGAAAAGGCAGCACCCGGGAAAGCGCTCCATGGCGGCGCGCGTTTCTGGCGAGCCCCTTATAGTCGTGAGTGAACTTTCGAAACGCCAGCACCCTGGCAAGCGCTTCCTGGTGCTGCAGACCAAACGCCAGCACCCAGGTAAGCGCCAAAGCAGCGAGGACGAGGACGCGGAGGATGGGGACTGGGATGCGGGCGCGGATGGAGACGAAGACCTCGTGGAGTTGGAAAAGCGTCAGCACCCAGGAAAGAGGCTTTGGGATAACTCGAGTCCGGATTTGGGCACGAACAGTCCGTGTGACGTTTTGGACCCTACGAGCTGCAGCAAAGCCAGCCTGCTGCTCGACTTTTTAGACAACATTAACAAGAGCCACGCCGAGGAGAAGAGACAACACCCGGGCAAAAGGTTTGCACCGGAGGAGAATTTAGTCAAAGACGGGGAGTAG
- the trh gene encoding pro-thyrotropin-releasing hormone isoform X1: MQSCQLIPSDSAFTGHQQLRGAERECDDHQWTNEHSLDTSDDSITTMKSICLLILASLVLCNLALCGGQGLPADDDTDRRTIDDILLQRAESVLLRSILRKMQDEDDRDEGFSSQPEWVTKRQHPGKRYSDSLEKRQHPGRRELDLEDEDEQYLDVQRRQHPGKREDEMHSFTEIQKRQHPGKRSMAARVSGEPLIVVSELSKRQHPGKRFLVLQTKRQHPGKRQSSEDEDAEDGDWDAGADGDEDLVELEKRQHPGKRLWDNSSPDLGTNSPCDVLDPTSCSKASLLLDFLDNINKSHAEEKRQHPGKRFAPEENLVKDGE, encoded by the exons ATGCAAAGTTGTCAGCTCATACCTTCAGACTCGGCCTTCACGGGTCACCAGCAACTGCGAGGAGCTGAGAGAGAGTGCGACGATCATCAGTGGACGAACGAACACAGTTTGGATACTTCTG ACGACTCAATAACTACAATGAAGTCGATATGCCTTCTCATCTTGGCTTCCCTCGTGCTCTGCAACTTGGCGCTGTGTGGAGGACAAGGCCTCCCTGCTGATGATGACACGGACCGAAGAACCATAGACGACATCCTACTGCAGAGAGCGGAGAGTGTCCTGCTGCGCTCCATTCTCAGGAAGATGCAGGACGAGGACGACAGAGACG aaGGATTTTCCTCTCAGCCAGAATGGGTGACAAAACGACAGCATCCGGGCAAACGGTACAGCGACAGTTTGGAGAAGCGGCAGCACCCGGGAAGGAGAGAGTTAGACTTAGAGGACGAGGATGAGCAGTACTTGGATGTTCAGAGGAGACAACACCCGGGAAAACGCGAAGATGAAATGCACTCGTTCACGGAGATCCAGAAAAGGCAGCACCCGGGAAAGCGCTCCATGGCGGCGCGCGTTTCTGGCGAGCCCCTTATAGTCGTGAGTGAACTTTCGAAACGCCAGCACCCTGGCAAGCGCTTCCTGGTGCTGCAGACCAAACGCCAGCACCCAGGTAAGCGCCAAAGCAGCGAGGACGAGGACGCGGAGGATGGGGACTGGGATGCGGGCGCGGATGGAGACGAAGACCTCGTGGAGTTGGAAAAGCGTCAGCACCCAGGAAAGAGGCTTTGGGATAACTCGAGTCCGGATTTGGGCACGAACAGTCCGTGTGACGTTTTGGACCCTACGAGCTGCAGCAAAGCCAGCCTGCTGCTCGACTTTTTAGACAACATTAACAAGAGCCACGCCGAGGAGAAGAGACAACACCCGGGCAAAAGGTTTGCACCGGAGGAGAATTTAGTCAAAGACGGGGAGTAG